TTCTTGCCCTCTGGGTTGGTGAGCTTCAGGATGAGCATGTGCTCTGCCATCCAGCCCTCTTCCTTGGCCATGACAGAAGCGATGCGCAGCGCGTAGCACTTCTTTGCCAGGATAGCGTTGCCGCCGTAGCCAGAACCGTAGGACCAGATTTCCTTGGTCTCCGGGAACTGGGTGATGTACTTGGTGTCATTGCACGGCCACGCCACATCTTCCTGGCCCGGCTCCAGCGGAGCACCCACGGAGTGCAGGGCGTGGACGAAATCGCCGTCGGTACCAATCTTGTCCAAGGCTTCCGCACCCATACGGGTCATGATGCGCATGGAGAGCACCACATAAGCGGAGTCAGTCAGCTGCACGCCCAGCTTTGGTTCCGGATCGCTAATAGGGCCCATGCAGAAGGGAACCACGTACATGGTGCGACCCTTCATGGAACCACGGAATGCCTCCGTCATCTCTTCCTTCATCGCAGCTGGCGGCGCCCAGTTATTGGTCGGGCCGGCGCCTTCTTCATTCTCGGTACAGATGAAGGTGCGGGATTCCACACGGGCAACGTCGGAAGGATTGGAGCGAGCCAGGTAGGAATTAGGACGCTTTTCCTCATTCAGCTTGATAAGCGTGCCCTTTTCCACCAGCTCTGCGGCCAAACGGTCAGCCTCGTCCTGGGAGCCGTCTACAAAGACCACCTGGTCCGGCTGGAAAAGCTCAACATTCTCGCTGATCCAGCCGATAAGCTTTTCGTTTTTAGTCGGCAGCTCTCCGACGAGCCCTGGGATAGTGGCGGTCATTAGTAATTCTCCTGAGGGTGGGTGTGAAAATTGGGGAAATAAATCCCCAACTGTGCCTTCCACCTCAAGATTAACGTGCTTGTCCGAATAATTTGCGCAGATTTTGTCACACCGGTTATATCCACCGCGTTTACCAGAACTTCACCAAGCGCAACCACAGATACTGTGTTAAAAATCGCCTTTTCCCATCCCCCTGTCTGGGGGTCTATTCCCCTCCCTAGCGGCAACCAAAACGATAATCTTCCACCCCCAACCGGGCCCACTGGTTATACCAGGATTGGCTTCGCCACACGTGATCCCCGGCGCGGCGTATTGCTTGGCAAGGCTAAGCAGGGAAAAATAGGCCGCAATGAATAACACAGATAACTCTCAAAACACCCGCGCTGGAGAAATGCCTCCAGGGCGCCCGCCACAGACCGATTTCAATGCCGTATTCGACAACGAGCTTGACTACCCACGCCTGGGCAACGTCACCTTCCGCCGCGGCACGCTGACCGAAAATCAGCATGAGCTTTTTGAAAAGCGCTGGCCAGAACTAGGCCGCACGCTGGAAGACGAGGTCATTGACCTCGATGCCTGGTTTGGCCGCAGCGGCGCCAAGACCATCGTGGAAATCGGATCCGGTACCGGCACCTCTACCGCCGCCATGGCGCCGAAGGAGGCCGATACCAATATCATCGCCGTCGAGCTCTACAAGCCGGGCCTGGCCAAGCTACTGGGCCAGATCGAGCGCGAGGGCATCGACAATATCCGCATGATTCGCGGCGATGGCATCGAGGTCATGGTGCGCATGTTTGCGCCGGAATCCCTTGATGGCATCCGCGTCTTCTTCCCGGATCCCTGGCCAAAGGCCCGTCACCACAAGCGCCGCATCATCCAGTCGGGCACACTCAACCTTTTTGCGTCCCGCCTAAAGAAGGGCGGCGTGC
The nucleotide sequence above comes from Corynebacterium tuberculostearicum. Encoded proteins:
- the trmB gene encoding tRNA (guanosine(46)-N7)-methyltransferase TrmB; amino-acid sequence: MNNTDNSQNTRAGEMPPGRPPQTDFNAVFDNELDYPRLGNVTFRRGTLTENQHELFEKRWPELGRTLEDEVIDLDAWFGRSGAKTIVEIGSGTGTSTAAMAPKEADTNIIAVELYKPGLAKLLGQIEREGIDNIRMIRGDGIEVMVRMFAPESLDGIRVFFPDPWPKARHHKRRIIQSGTLNLFASRLKKGGVLHVATDHAGYAEWIDELVDVEPSLDYKGWPWPECPQLVDRQVITKFEGKGLDKEHVITEYLWEKK